DNA sequence from the Vicia villosa cultivar HV-30 ecotype Madison, WI linkage group LG3, Vvil1.0, whole genome shotgun sequence genome:
ctgatcagtgtttggaattctttgtaaaaatgatgttggactcaactgaaatgaaagacaacttacctacaacattttatgaagcaaagaagttggtgtcgaagttgggcttaagagtaagaaagattgattgttgcattaatggttgtatgttgttttatgacaatgagtttggtactcaagatggattgttggaggaatgcaaattttgtatgagtccaagatataaagttcgcaatagagccattaacactaatcaagaccgtgtagcagaaaagtccatgttttatcttccgataattccaaggttaaaaagaatgttgcttcaatgcacagtgcaagtcagatgacatggcatcatacaaacaaaacaagtccagacactatgcggcatccatctgatggcgaggcatggaaacactttgatcgaatacatcctgattttgccgcagaacctagaaatgtcaggcttggattatgctcagatggttttgctccttatgttcaagcgtcgggaagtgcgtattcttgttggccagttattgtaaccccttacaaccttcctcccgagatgtgcatgacaaaaccatatatgtttttgacgtgcgtcattccaggaccttcgagtccaaaagccggaattgatgtgtatttacaacctttaattgatgatttgaagaggttgtggattggtggagaatggacttatgatatatcacgtaaacaaaattttactatgCGAGCCgccttgatgtggaccatcaacgactttccagcatatggcatgttgtctggttggggtacacatggCAGAATGGGTTGCCCGCATTGTATGAAAGAGACAAAGGCGTTTACGTTGGATAAAggggggaaaagctcgtggtttgactgtcaccgcagatttCTACCAAAAAATCATCCGTATAGAAAGAACAAGACAAATTTCATAAAAGACAAACAGGTAACAGATATGCCTCCGCCCCGATTGTCACCAGGTGCTGTATGGGACAAAGTTTGTGGGCTACCAAAAATTACAGATACTGGAAAGGCATGTAGAATTGAAGGATATGGGGTCGATCACAATTGGACAaagagaagtatattttgggatcttccatattggaaagataatttgttgcgccataatctagacgttatgcatattgagaagaatttttttgataatgtatttaacactgtgatggatgttaaagacaagacgaaagataatgagaaggctagacatgacatggaaaaatggtgcaatcgaaaagagttggagttgaagcctcaaccAAATGGGAAATTATTGAAACCGAAGGCTTGTTTCAGTCTGACCTCCCACGAAGGTAAAGTGGTTTGTCGATggttaaaagaattgagaatgcccgacggctattcttcaaatttagcaagGTGTGCTGACGCCAACACTGGGAGgttgcatggtatgaaaagtcatgattgccatgtttttatggaacaattgctaccaattgcatttggttctctacctaaacatgtgcttaatccactgactgaaattagtcaatttttcaGAGATATTTGTGCTTCAGCTTTAAAAGTAGATGACGTCATTAAGTTGGATCGAAATATTCCAGTCATTCTATgcaagttggaacaagtatttccgcctggtttttttgactccatggaacatttacctgtgcatctcgcctatgaagcttatcttggaggacctgttcaatataggtggatgtatccgtttgaaaggttcatgggtgattcaaaacgatcagtgaaaaataaggctagagttgaaggatcgatatgtgcacattacttgcatcgagaaacatcacatttttgcagtcactatTTCAAGCATTTGATGTTAACTCCAAGAATCATTCGAAATCCTGTCAATGTTAGTGAAAGGAGTCAATTCACTTTATCGGTCTTCGGGCTTCCAGGCCGTCCATCTGGAAAAAAgggtgtgcattggttgacccaacaagaaatgcaatctgcccatgttcatgtcttgatcaactgcgttgaagttaaaccatttcttgagtaagtatacatacccctaacttttaattttctttacaatcATAAAACTCATTACTCTGAAACTTATAATGTGTTTCTTTTTAGGGAATTCAACAACACCTATTTTCATACTAccggtgtacaatcaacatcTGGTGTCATCCATGCTCAATTCCCAGCatggtttaaggagagaatgtatagcattgttgcaccgactcccgaaatactccatttgagaaacttgtctcaaggccctattcaaagcgcaaatgaatggcacacatacttcgtgaatggatataaatttcacactcatacatggactgaagggaaaaagaccataaacagtggtgtttttgtgaaaggagttacagatggtggtgaagatgacttctaTGGTTTTGTCAAACATATCTATGAGTTAGTGTACACTTACTTGGActcggaaaataaagttgtcttgttttattgtgaatggtatgatccaactagaggcacaaaaatagataggacatatggtactgttgagattcaaatggaccggaggtacaaagagtatgaccctttcataatgtcacatattgttaggcaagtttactatgttccttatccttcatttgtgccacgtaaacgagggtggtgtgttgtcataaaaacaaaaccaatgggtcatattgaatctgacgatctagtggaagaagatcttgctttccaagttgatgaagtggaacaaattaatgatgtggttgcagatgaacaaactacaagtttgtctgatacaatggTTGAGGGGCATCTAGTTGATTCGTCTATATTGGATGAAGAGCATGGAGATATTGCATCTGAGGACAATATCACATCAAATGATGAGAATGATGTGGATGACGAGCACGAAGATTTAGAATAATGAATATGTAAACATTTGTTTTATCATATAAATagttattttaattagatttagtTTTATCATATAAATAGTTATTTGTTTTATCATATAAATagttattttaattagatttagtTTTATTATCTATGCTaacaatataaaatttattttttaagaatACATATATAAAAAACTACCAATTTTAGTTTCCCTCCCATTCACAAATCAATTTTAGTTTCCCTCTTACTCCTAaaatttttagataaaattttTAGATCAAACTTTTaactaactaaataaaataaatttataaaattataaaatagattaaAACTAAACAATGAAACCAAATTCTAAATTTCACTCAATCTCTCGATCAATCCATCCTCACAGCAAAAACCTGATAAGAAGTTGGGCAGGCCCAATAGAGAAAAAAAGATTTCAGTTTTACTTAAAGACTTTTACTATTAAATAGGTGCTGATAGTattattttaactttatttttggtTGTTGTTTTTGGGCCTTTTGCTGTTTTAGCCCAATTAGAGGGTCTAACCCTAACTATTTATATTGTATGTTTGTGCTTTTGAATGGTATGAAGAAAGTATGAAGTTTGTTTAATGTCAATTTCTTTTTATGCCATTTAGATCTAAATTTAACCTAGCTATAtctaacattggtgctttcatctccTTCCTCTCATCCCTCCCATGGCTCCTCCTAAACCTCCCAACCCATCttctaaagaaattttagaagaaGCACTTCAAATCACTACCTTAAACCTAAACAATGCAATGCAAGAGACACAAGAGCAAATGGATGTAAGATTCCACCAAATCTCTACAGAATTATCCAACCTCCAAACAAGGTTTGATAATGACAAAAGTGTGGAAGACTCTAGATTTGACTCCATCATGGCTGCCATTAACAAAATTTCTATTGCAAAAGAGCTGCAGCAAGCCATTACTACTACTTCTGCTACTGTTCACGGAGCTGGTTCAACAAGCAGATCCGCTACTGTTCACGGATCCGGGACCACTGCTGGGTCCGCTACTGTTCACGGAACAGTACCTCCGGTCACCCCAGTTACTGTTCATGGAACAGCAGTCACATCAGGTATGATACAGAATCCACATTCTATTTCTAGGGTTCCTCCACCTAATTTTCACAATTTGTCACCAACACACACACCCTTAAGAAACTCTGCAACTTTTTCAACTACACACCCCCAGCCAACACCTAACCGCTACATTCATCCTCACACCTCCTCAACCTTCGTTCCATACCCCCCTATCCCAACTATCCTATCAACCTCTCAACCTTTCACTATCCCTTTTTCCCAACAGCCCCCATTCTCACAATTTCCTTCCCAACACCCTTATCCCAATCTCTCCAATATACCACCATTACCTACAGCCCGTTCTCCAAAACTCGAATTACCTATGTTTGATGGTTCTGGACCTTTGGATTGGCTTTTTCAAGCGgagcaattttttaatttttataatatgccCCCGGAAAACCGTTTATCATTAATATCCTTTTATATGAAAGGTGATGCCCTTAGTTGGTTTAAATGGATGCATAATAGTCATTTATTATCTGATTGGGCCTCGTTTACAAGAGCTTTAGAGTTGCGTTTCGGCCCATCTACTTATGACAATCATCAGGCAGAATTGTTTAAGTTAAAACAAGAAGGAACAGTGGTTGAGTATCAAACCAAATTTGAACAGTTGGGCAATCAAGTGGTGGGCCTACCACAAGATGCTATCCTTAATTGCTTTATTTCTGGTCTTAATGCTGATATTAGAAATGAAATGGCAATTCAAAAACCCACTAATATCTCACAAGCTATTGGATTAGCAAAATTGATTGAAGCAAAACTTAAAGATTCTAAACCTAAATTCCCCAAACCCTATGCTAACTCATATCCCAAACCGAACCCCACTCCATCTGCTGCCCCAACCCAGAAAAACCAGTATACTACTCCAGCCCAATCTACATTCCGGCCCAAAACCCCTTCTACCCAACAACCCTCCCACCTgcctataaaaaaattatctcAAGCCCAAATTCAAGAAAGACGAGCCCAAGGGTTGTGTTTTAATTGTGATGAAAAGTTCATTCCCGGACATAGGTGTGCTACGGGCAGATTCTTGATTCTATTATGTGATGACGAGGTCATGGAACATACTCAATTGTTTGAAGAACAGCAAGAGGCTGTAACGGAGACAGAACCAAGTGACACTTATTTTCAACTATCCACCCAAGCTTTAACGGGTCAGTTCTCTCCACAAACACTTAAATTCAAAGGCTTAATTGGTGGTTTATCGGTAATGGTTCTAGTAGATACGGGTAGCACACATAATATTCTCCAACCCCGAATCGCCCATCATCTTAACCTTCTTACAACCCCAATTCCACAGTTTTCAGTAATGGTTGGTAACGGTTCTCATCTCCAATGTGAGGGAATTTGTAATGATGTCAAGCTTACCCTACAAGAAAAACAGTTCAGTCTGCCCTTTTATCTTCTTCCAATTGAAGGGGCAGATGTCGTTCTAGGGATGGCTTGGTTACGAACGCTTGGACCCATCCAAGCAGATTTTTCTGTTCCTTCAATTACATTCAACCATGAAAATTACCCCATGACAATCCAAGGGGACTCTTTTTCTAGCCCTCAACAAACAACTTTTCACCAACTTAAACAGCTTGTCCATCAAAATTCAATTGCCTCTTTACATCTCATGCTTTTCCAACCAAGTTCCACTTCTCTTGCTACCCCACACCCCAACCCGCTAGAAAACTTACCAACAAACACTCACCCTCAACTTTCCAACCTACTTTACAAATTCTCAAAAATCTTTCAAAGCCATGTTGGCCTCCCTCCATCCAGAACCCATGACCATCACATTACCCTTATTCCCAACACTACCCCCATTAATGTAAAACCCTACAGGTATCCTCACTCCCAAAAGACTGCCATGACCACTATTATTGATGACATGTTAAAAGAGGGTCTAATCAAACCTAGTCACAGCCCATTTTCATCCCCAGTTTTATTAGTGAAAAAGAAAGACGGAACATGGCGTTTTTGTGT
Encoded proteins:
- the LOC131659691 gene encoding uncharacterized protein LOC131659691 → MPDGYSSNLARCADANTGRLHGMKSHDCHVFMEQLLPIAFGSLPKHVLNPLTEISQFFRDICASALKVDDVIKLDRNIPVILCKLEQVFPPGFFDSMEHLPVHLAYEAYLGGPVQYRWMYPFERFMGDSKRSVKNKARVEGSICAHYLHRETSHFCSHYFKHLMLTPRIIRNPVNVSERSQFTLSVFGLPGRPSGKKGVHWLTQQEMQSAHVHVLINCVEVKPFLEEFNNTYFHTTGVQSTSGVIHAQFPAWFKERMYSIVAPTPEILHLRNLSQGPIQSANEWHTYFVNGYKFHTHTWTEGKKTINSGVFVKGVTDGGEDDFYGFVKHIYELVLSDTMVEGHLVDSSILDEEHGDIASEDNITSNDENDVDDEHEDLE